A DNA window from Acinetobacter sp. NCu2D-2 contains the following coding sequences:
- a CDS encoding GntR family transcriptional regulator: MSSQVVPKPSLNLANAIYTQIKDDIFSFQLKPGQRFTETDLSEKYQVSRTPIRQALYRLEQEGYVNVHFRSGWEIKALDFNFYKDLFDLRMILEKEAVKRLCEMDQDQSEELKELKRLWLVDQDNYNQNTKELMLQSEDFHCALVRAAGNSQMAKIHHEISEKIRIVLSLGAMHEFNIEHAYQDHASILKCILQRDVEGAIHLAEHHVLHSIDDVKKITLHMLLNL; this comes from the coding sequence GTGTCTAGTCAGGTTGTTCCAAAGCCATCGCTCAATTTAGCAAATGCGATTTATACTCAAATTAAAGATGATATTTTTAGTTTTCAGCTTAAACCTGGTCAACGCTTTACCGAAACTGATCTCTCTGAGAAATATCAAGTTAGCCGCACGCCCATCCGACAAGCCCTATATCGACTTGAGCAAGAAGGTTATGTCAATGTTCATTTTCGCAGTGGCTGGGAAATCAAAGCTCTAGACTTTAATTTTTACAAAGACCTCTTTGATCTGCGTATGATTCTTGAAAAAGAAGCTGTTAAACGCTTATGTGAAATGGATCAAGACCAATCTGAAGAACTAAAAGAATTGAAACGACTGTGGTTAGTCGATCAGGATAACTATAACCAAAATACAAAAGAGCTCATGCTACAAAGTGAAGATTTTCATTGCGCTTTAGTGAGAGCTGCAGGCAATAGCCAAATGGCAAAGATCCATCATGAAATCAGTGAAAAAATTCGAATCGTATTGAGTTTAGGGGCAATGCATGAATTCAATATTGAGCATGCCTACCAAGATCATGCATCCATCTTAAAATGTATCCTGCAACGTGATGTCGAAGGTGCAATTCATCTGGCTGAACATCATGTTCTACATAGCATCGACGATGTTAAAAAGATTACTCTGCATATGTTATTAAATCTCTAA